A window of Lusitaniella coriacea LEGE 07157 contains these coding sequences:
- a CDS encoding cyclic nucleotide-binding domain-containing protein yields the protein MLKRIFKKCFALPREQGGRIVHLLLLAVSTMMLNVVGLTVASSLFLSHVGAAYLPLSYILMGVLSLPAYTWLSQVVDRYNRVRLCQGLLGLGISLTLGLRLLLDLDAIAVYYALHIGFYFQWILVPEVLFPSLVSDYFTSLDWKRYAPFIKMAMAFGGLLGGGAIALCATQVPPQDMLWFLPVLYGVVFVQLVYLARSQTPLETNPPTQERSALESLKSLPNLLKQYPIIFFLANSTFFYIILYSIAEFLYLGIYARSFANSQELTSFLGLMRVVNNILPLIVLYVFTRPLIGRWGVSRMNLVYPLTTLGSFLGLTLNFGLPAAIFTNINTDGLDDSTNQPIHNLNFNAVPYNIVGQVRTICNGLMYSVGLAIAGTLLWCSKSLLTPLQIAQMAIGFSILFLGLRYWMGKSYLLSLLTMLRAGSVNLEEIGEGLTRLPNRYNSQVRTLLQSRDRQEQILGLELAQRIDRPSQFLLEVETLLGECSGNLENAIRKFFTQSHDPDLTFYLRCQLSTENEAIRLIVLEALIARKQPLTAQELHPLARSDNPKIKALAYIAQQQAGIADASLKASYGLFWLSELEPEAASLAIRAIRSCGDRQFIPLLTNTIADASSEIKRQGLDVLASLARPDDAHLAELAAAELTDLDPLIRAAALKLLGVAHSNDLLPQIAKALEHPNLAVRLWAASALATYGERCLPWVEGLLHSHRLEVVEAAIAAIGKVQTRAAEEVLFNYLKPDYQLVNSSVRWLQQIPRDCAQWHPLQIAIQDFHDRLIHRVLYILSNLDREGTSSSIRRILNTKDVRLRANALETLASFRYRRFVVPILPLFEPPRDDSDSNTPLDLKLLRKNAIACSDHWIRIGAMLMYHKYPLPLPVTTDPDLLLQTVLEIRPKTPHLDAEMGEDFLAQTLFLKTVPFLEALFLDELLLVNRALQREQFLTEETICTEGTLGRGLYILFEGSVLLKAPVPALLSPSTVLEETAICLKPGQYFGEMSLFDDAPLINTAIARADCTLLILSRQNFEVLTNLYPRLLMSFSPLTCLT from the coding sequence ATGTTGAAACGGATTTTCAAAAAATGCTTCGCTTTGCCTAGAGAACAGGGCGGTCGAATCGTTCATTTATTGCTGCTTGCTGTCTCGACGATGATGCTGAATGTGGTCGGATTGACAGTTGCGAGTTCTTTGTTTTTGAGTCATGTGGGTGCGGCATATTTGCCGCTTTCTTATATTTTGATGGGGGTGTTGTCGCTTCCTGCTTATACGTGGTTATCGCAGGTGGTCGATCGTTACAATCGCGTGCGTTTGTGTCAAGGGCTGTTGGGGTTGGGAATTTCGCTGACGCTGGGTTTGCGCTTGTTGCTCGATTTGGACGCGATCGCGGTTTACTATGCGTTGCATATTGGGTTTTATTTTCAGTGGATTTTGGTGCCGGAGGTGTTGTTTCCGAGTTTGGTTTCGGATTATTTCACGTCTTTGGATTGGAAGCGTTATGCGCCTTTTATTAAGATGGCGATGGCGTTTGGGGGATTGCTTGGGGGTGGCGCGATCGCGCTTTGTGCCACGCAGGTTCCACCGCAAGATATGCTGTGGTTTCTCCCGGTTCTGTATGGGGTGGTTTTCGTGCAGTTGGTTTATTTGGCGCGATCGCAAACACCCTTGGAAACTAACCCTCCAACCCAAGAACGCAGCGCCTTGGAAAGTTTGAAGTCTTTACCCAATTTGCTCAAACAGTATCCAATTATTTTCTTCCTTGCCAATAGCACTTTTTTCTACATCATTCTCTACAGCATTGCAGAATTTCTCTATCTGGGGATTTACGCGCGATCCTTTGCCAATAGCCAAGAATTGACGAGCTTTTTGGGTTTGATGCGCGTGGTCAATAATATACTGCCGCTGATCGTCCTCTACGTTTTCACGCGACCTTTAATCGGGCGTTGGGGCGTAAGTCGCATGAATTTGGTTTACCCTTTAACAACTCTGGGTAGTTTTCTCGGTTTAACGCTGAATTTCGGCTTGCCTGCGGCAATTTTCACGAATATCAATACGGATGGATTGGATGACAGTACCAATCAACCGATCCACAATCTCAATTTCAATGCAGTTCCTTACAATATTGTGGGGCAGGTGCGGACAATTTGTAATGGGTTGATGTATTCGGTAGGTTTGGCGATCGCGGGGACGCTGTTATGGTGTTCTAAATCGCTGCTAACTCCTTTGCAAATTGCGCAAATGGCAATCGGATTCAGCATTCTCTTTCTAGGGCTGCGCTACTGGATGGGGAAGAGTTATCTCCTGTCTTTGCTGACGATGTTACGGGCGGGATCGGTGAATTTGGAGGAAATTGGCGAAGGATTGACCCGCTTGCCCAATCGCTATAACAGCCAAGTACGAACGCTTTTGCAAAGCCGCGATCGCCAAGAACAAATTTTAGGGCTGGAATTGGCGCAACGCATCGATCGCCCCAGTCAATTTTTATTGGAAGTGGAAACCCTGCTGGGCGAATGTTCTGGGAATCTGGAAAATGCGATTCGCAAATTTTTCACCCAAAGCCACGATCCCGATCTGACGTTCTACCTGCGCTGTCAACTTAGTACGGAGAATGAAGCAATTCGATTAATTGTTCTCGAAGCATTAATTGCTCGCAAACAGCCTTTAACGGCACAGGAACTCCATCCCCTGGCGCGCAGTGATAATCCTAAAATCAAAGCCCTTGCCTATATTGCTCAACAACAGGCAGGGATTGCCGATGCTTCTCTCAAAGCGAGTTACGGGCTTTTTTGGCTGTCTGAGTTGGAACCGGAGGCGGCGAGTTTGGCAATCCGGGCAATTCGTTCCTGCGGAGATCGTCAATTTATTCCCTTACTCACCAATACAATTGCCGATGCGTCTTCGGAGATCAAGCGTCAAGGATTGGATGTTTTAGCTTCCCTCGCGCGTCCGGACGATGCTCATTTAGCGGAACTGGCTGCGGCAGAATTGACCGATCTCGATCCCCTAATTCGGGCGGCGGCGTTGAAGTTGTTGGGGGTGGCGCACAGTAACGATCTCTTGCCGCAAATTGCCAAAGCATTGGAACATCCGAACCTGGCAGTGCGATTGTGGGCGGCTTCTGCCCTAGCAACCTACGGAGAGCGTTGTTTGCCTTGGGTTGAGGGGTTGTTGCATTCCCATCGTTTGGAGGTGGTGGAAGCCGCGATCGCGGCGATTGGGAAAGTACAAACTCGCGCGGCGGAAGAGGTGTTGTTTAACTATCTCAAACCAGACTATCAATTGGTCAATTCCAGCGTGCGCTGGTTGCAACAAATTCCACGCGATTGCGCCCAATGGCATCCCTTGCAAATCGCCATTCAAGATTTTCACGATCGCTTGATTCATCGGGTTCTCTACATCCTGTCCAATCTAGATCGCGAGGGAACCTCAAGTTCGATTCGCCGCATTCTCAATACCAAAGATGTGCGCCTGCGAGCCAATGCCTTAGAAACCCTCGCGTCCTTCCGCTATCGCCGCTTTGTCGTGCCGATTTTGCCCCTTTTTGAGCCGCCAAGGGACGATTCTGACTCAAACACGCCTCTCGATCTCAAATTGTTACGTAAAAACGCGATCGCGTGCAGCGACCATTGGATTCGGATTGGTGCAATGCTGATGTACCACAAATATCCTCTCCCCCTTCCCGTTACGACTGACCCCGATCTTCTCTTACAAACAGTCTTGGAGATTCGACCGAAAACCCCTCACCTCGACGCTGAAATGGGGGAAGACTTTCTCGCGCAAACCCTCTTTCTTAAAACCGTTCCTTTCCTCGAAGCCCTTTTTCTTGACGAACTCTTGTTGGTCAATCGCGCGTTGCAACGAGAACAATTTTTGACCGAAGAGACAATTTGTACCGAAGGAACCCTCGGACGCGGACTCTATATTCTGTTTGAAGGCAGCGTCTTATTGAAAGCCCCCGTCCCCGCACTTCTTTCCCCATCCACAGTGTTAGAGGAAACTGCGATTTGTCTCAAACCCGGTCAGTATTTTGGCGAAATGAGTTTATTTGACGATGCACCACTGATTAATACCGCGATCGCGCGCGCAGACTGTACGCTATTGATCCTATCTCGCCAAAATTTTGAAGTCTTAACCAATCTCTATCCCAGATTGTTAATGAGTTTCTCTCCCCTCACTTGCTTGACGTAA